CGATGAGCGGGAAGAACCCGACCGCGCCCGAGTAGATGGTGCCCGAGACGCCGACGGCATCCGACCCTGCCGGAGCGACTGCGATGAACGGTAGGAACTCCAGCGATTCGGCCAGCGCGACGCTGTCCGGGGCGGTAAACAGCAGCATCTCCGAGACCGACGCGAGGTCGAATGCGATGTTGGCCGCGACGGCGACGATGAGACCCCACGAAACCGCTTCTACGATGTGTCGGCCGCTGACGGCCGTGGCGATGACGACGCCGATGGACGCGAGATGGACGAGACCGAGCGCCTCGGTCTGTCCGCTGAGGATGTCCGCGCTCCCCGCCACGTCCGCACCGGGCATCACCGACCCAGCGACGAGGTAGCTCACGAACGCCAGCACCGCGGCGACGATGGCGTACTTGAACCGCGAGGCGACGACGCCGCCGATGTCGGCGTCTTGAGTCACCGCGCTCACGATAGTCGTGTCCGAGACTGGCGCGAGGTTGTCACCGAAGACCGCGCCCGACAGAATCGCGCCGAACAGCAAGACCGGGTTCGCGCCGATGAGGACGCCCGCCGGGAAGAACAGTCCGGTGAACGCGATGACCGTCCCGTACCCCGTCCCGATGCCCGTCGCCAGCAGGCCCGCGAGGATGAACGTAATCGCGGGGAACAGCGTCGCGCCGACCGAGAGGGCGTCGGCGGCCCAGACGAGACCGCTGACGAACTCACCGGCCTGAATCGTGTCCGAGAACATGCCCGCCCAGAGCCACGCGACGATGGCTGTCGCGGCCACGCGTTGGGTCATCCCCTCGAAAATCGTGTTGGCGTAGCTCTTCCAGTCGCCCTTTGCGAAGAACATCCCGACGATGAGCGAGATGAGCATCCCGGCGACGAGGCCCTGCGTGTCGCCGATTCGAAGGAGTCCACTCTGGAAGATGGCCCACGCGATGAACAGTCCGATAGGGATGGCGCTGGCCGCGGGACCACCGTAGAACTCGATTCGGGGTCCCGACCGAGCTTGTTCTGCGTCTGATAATTCCTCTGAAACTACTTCTTCTGGGGGGTCGTCTCCCTTGTCAGCCATACTCTCGCGGAAGTGTATTCAGGCCGGGTACAAGAAGCCACCCCTCCAGCAGGGGGTACTGTCAGTTCCTCTTTAGGGTGTCACTGTCAGGACTGGCTATTTCAAGCCACGTATTATAACCAATTTATTAACTCCCGGATTCCGCGCTCGGTTTCGACTATCAGCGCGGGCGACTGCGGAGCGGCGGCGCGGGCGACCCGACCCAGTTTGCCGGGCCTCCAGCACTTAAGGCTCCCGCGCCCCTGCGACCGCACATGAGCCAACAGGCCGAGCGCGACCGACTAGTCGAGATTCGACGCGACCTCCACCGCCACCCCGAACCCGCGTGGCGGGAGTTCTACACGACCGCCAAAATCGCTGAAGAGCTGGAACGCATCGGCGTAGACGACCGCTACGTCGGTCCCGACGCCATCGCCGAGGACGCGCGCATGGCGGTCCCCGACGACGAGGAACTGACCGAGTGGTACGAGCAGGCCCGTGAGGCGGGCGCTGACGACGAAATCCTCCAGCAACTCGAAGGCGGCTACACCGGCGCTGTCGCCGTAATTGAAGGCGAGAATCCCGAGGAGGGTCCCGTAGTCGGTCTTCGCGTGGACATCGACGGACTCCTCCGCGCCGAATCCGAGGACGACGACCACGAACCCGCCGCGGAGGGCTTCCGTTCGGAACACGACGGCGCGATGCACGCCTGCGGCCACGACGCCCACGCGACCATCGGATTGGGCGTCATCGAGACCATCAAGGATAGCGACTTCGAGGGGACGCTCAAAGTCTTCTTCCAACCCGGCGAAGAGATGATCGCGGGCGGGAAGTCGATGGCCGAGAGCGACCACCTCGCAGACGTGGACTACCTGCTGGCGGCCCACATCGGACTCGACCACCCGACCGGCGAAATCGTTGCGGGTCTCGGCGGCTTCCTCGCGGTAAGCCACTTTCGGGCCGAGTTCGAAGGCGTTCCGGCCCACGCGGGCGGCGAACCCAACGCCGGAGAGAACGCCGTGCAGGCGATGGCGACCGCGGTCCAGAACCTCTACGCCATCGCGCGCCACGAGGACGGCGCGACCAGAGTCAACGCGGGCAAGGTCGGCGGTGGCACCGCGACCAACATCATTCCCGAGGAGGCCTTCGTGGAGGGCGAGGTCCGGGGCGAGACGACCGAACTCAAAGACTACATGAAAGAGCGCGCCGAGCGCGTCCTCGAATCCGCGGCCGAGATGCACGGTTGCGAGGTCGATATCACGACCAACGGCGAGGCCCCGAGCGCCGAGAGCGACGAGGAGTTGGTCTCTATCGTCGGCGACGTGGCAGGCCAGACGGAAGGCGTCGAGAACGTCGTCCACCGCGACGAGTTGGGCGGGAGCGAGGACGCGACCTACCTGATGCGCGCGGTCCAGCGCAACGGCGGGAAGGCGGCCTACGTCGGCGTCGGCACCGACCACCCCGGCGGCCACCACACCGCGACCTTCGACGTGGACGAGGCGTCGCTCCCCGTCGGTATCGACGTTCTCGCGGGCGCTATCCGTGACATCGCCGACCGACGACCCTGAGCGGGGTAACTGCTATGTGAGTCGGGACCGAGCGAAGAGTGCATGGGGGAAACAGTTCGACCGCCGTCTCGCGGCGCGACTTCCTCGGCGCGGCCGCGGGAACAGTCGCGTCGTCGTACGCTTCGGGGAAAGCACTGGCCCGAGACCAAGAGAACCAGCGCATCATCGACATGACTGACGGCCTCGTGTTCGACCCCGACGACGCGACGGTCGCGCCGGGCACGACCGTCGTCTGGGAGAACGTCGGCAGTATCGGCCACTCGGTGACGGCCTACGAGGACGAGATTCCCGGCGACGCCGATTTCTTCGCGTCGGGGGGCTTCGACGCCGAACAGGCCGCCAGACAGGCCTCCCCCGAGGGCGAGGTCGCGGGCGGGGAGACCTACGAGCACACCTTCGAGGTCGAGGGGACCTACGGCTACTTCTGCATCCCTCACGAGACCGCAGGGATGGTAGCGGAACTCACGGTCTCGGCCGACGCGGGCGGTGGCGACGGCGGTGACAACGGCCTCGTCCCCGACATCCCGAACAGCGCCCGACTCGTCGGCATCGTCACGACGGCCGCGATGGTCTTGGTCGTTCTCCTCGCGTACTTCTTCCTGAAGTATGGCGGCGACTACGGAGTAGAGTAGGAGCCGAATACTGACATTGGAACAACCTTTTCAAATGCGTTGCGATGTTTTTTTATGGGTTGCTGCGGCACGTTTGGGTAGCGCCTGCGGATCGGAGGACAACGAC
This genomic stretch from Halorussus pelagicus harbors:
- a CDS encoding Na+/H+ antiporter NhaC family protein: MADKGDDPPEEVVSEELSDAEQARSGPRIEFYGGPAASAIPIGLFIAWAIFQSGLLRIGDTQGLVAGMLISLIVGMFFAKGDWKSYANTIFEGMTQRVAATAIVAWLWAGMFSDTIQAGEFVSGLVWAADALSVGATLFPAITFILAGLLATGIGTGYGTVIAFTGLFFPAGVLIGANPVLLFGAILSGAVFGDNLAPVSDTTIVSAVTQDADIGGVVASRFKYAIVAAVLAFVSYLVAGSVMPGADVAGSADILSGQTEALGLVHLASIGVVIATAVSGRHIVEAVSWGLIVAVAANIAFDLASVSEMLLFTAPDSVALAESLEFLPFIAVAPAGSDAVGVSGTIYSGAVGFFPLIVLTLLIVAGARIMIQGGGFEAIQNWLLENVATNVRRAETTMVLGTASVNAMITINTAAEIAIAPYIARIGERFNINGYRRANILDANTSALGYIFPWAGGVLVGYTEMQGLPGQFDWFTQSLLVNPVEVWPFVFHGWFLFGVFILAALTGFGLEYTTDRESEEVARV
- a CDS encoding amidohydrolase; amino-acid sequence: MSQQAERDRLVEIRRDLHRHPEPAWREFYTTAKIAEELERIGVDDRYVGPDAIAEDARMAVPDDEELTEWYEQAREAGADDEILQQLEGGYTGAVAVIEGENPEEGPVVGLRVDIDGLLRAESEDDDHEPAAEGFRSEHDGAMHACGHDAHATIGLGVIETIKDSDFEGTLKVFFQPGEEMIAGGKSMAESDHLADVDYLLAAHIGLDHPTGEIVAGLGGFLAVSHFRAEFEGVPAHAGGEPNAGENAVQAMATAVQNLYAIARHEDGATRVNAGKVGGGTATNIIPEEAFVEGEVRGETTELKDYMKERAERVLESAAEMHGCEVDITTNGEAPSAESDEELVSIVGDVAGQTEGVENVVHRDELGGSEDATYLMRAVQRNGGKAAYVGVGTDHPGGHHTATFDVDEASLPVGIDVLAGAIRDIADRRP
- a CDS encoding plastocyanin/azurin family copper-binding protein; the protein is MHGGNSSTAVSRRDFLGAAAGTVASSYASGKALARDQENQRIIDMTDGLVFDPDDATVAPGTTVVWENVGSIGHSVTAYEDEIPGDADFFASGGFDAEQAARQASPEGEVAGGETYEHTFEVEGTYGYFCIPHETAGMVAELTVSADAGGGDGGDNGLVPDIPNSARLVGIVTTAAMVLVVLLAYFFLKYGGDYGVE